A single window of Rhodospirillaceae bacterium DNA harbors:
- the glpX gene encoding class II fructose-bisphosphatase has translation MDRNLALEAVRVTEAAALAAAKLMGQGNEKAADQAAVDAMRRAFNSLAIEGTVVIGEGERDEAPMLYIGEKVGAGGPKIDIALDPLEGTSITAKGGPNALAVVAMASAGGFLYAPDVYMNKIAVGSGVPRHAIDLDAKPAENIKAVAKCRGVDVGDIVVCILDRPRHAELISQVRAAGARIMLIDDGDVSAVIATSQPDTGVDMYMGIGGAPEGVLAAAALRCTGGFIQGRLLFRNDTEKKRADRCGITDLNRKYSLEELAHGDVMFAATGVTDGSMLHGVRRNRQSGRTHSVVMRSKTGTVRFIQAHHDFSRKQPLSS, from the coding sequence ATGGACAGAAATTTAGCTTTGGAAGCCGTTCGTGTTACTGAGGCCGCCGCCTTGGCTGCTGCAAAATTGATGGGTCAGGGAAATGAAAAAGCAGCTGATCAAGCAGCGGTGGATGCCATGCGTCGGGCCTTCAACAGTTTGGCGATTGAGGGTACCGTGGTGATTGGGGAGGGTGAACGGGATGAGGCACCCATGTTATATATCGGGGAAAAGGTGGGGGCGGGTGGGCCAAAAATTGACATCGCCCTTGATCCGCTTGAGGGAACTTCGATCACCGCCAAAGGTGGGCCCAATGCCTTGGCGGTGGTTGCCATGGCCTCCGCGGGAGGATTTTTATATGCCCCTGATGTTTATATGAATAAAATTGCGGTGGGCAGCGGCGTGCCCAGGCACGCCATTGATCTTGATGCAAAACCTGCTGAAAATATTAAAGCCGTGGCTAAGTGCCGTGGGGTTGATGTGGGCGATATCGTCGTGTGTATTTTAGACCGTCCCCGTCATGCGGAATTAATTAGCCAGGTGCGGGCTGCAGGGGCCCGGATTATGTTGATTGATGATGGCGATGTTAGCGCGGTTATTGCCACCAGCCAGCCGGATACCGGGGTGGATATGTATATGGGGATTGGTGGGGCGCCGGAGGGGGTATTGGCCGCTGCTGCCCTTCGCTGTACGGGCGGATTTATCCAGGGCCGCCTGCTATTTCGGAATGACACAGAGAAAAAGCGGGCGGATCGGTGCGGCATTACGGATTTAAACCGTAAATACAGTTTGGAAGAATTGGCCCATGGGGATGTTATGTTTGCGGCCACTGGGGTCACGGATGGCAGCATGCTGCATGGGGTGCGGCGGAATCGGCAAAGCGGCCGGACGCATTCGGTGGTCATGCGTTCAAAAACAGGTACGGTGCGCTTTATTCAAGCTCACCATGATTTCAGCCGGAAGCAACCATTGTCTTCCTAG
- a CDS encoding copper chaperone PCu(A)C, with the protein MPVFTNPWTLLKLLFILISLLTSMTAMAMAAECKNDHTIVVSNAWARPVTNQQMPAAIYLTLTNQSSQPDQLIKVETNIAKKAAIHATMTDGMVLMMRPRETVVIPAKQQVVFMPNDSHIMLMDLSQILAPKSQFQIELNFAKSGCYAVQVTVR; encoded by the coding sequence ATGCCTGTCTTTACCAACCCTTGGACGCTCCTTAAATTATTGTTCATCCTGATCAGTTTATTGACCAGCATGACAGCCATGGCAATGGCCGCAGAATGCAAAAATGATCACACAATTGTGGTTTCCAACGCTTGGGCAAGGCCTGTAACCAATCAACAAATGCCTGCCGCCATCTATTTAACTTTAACCAATCAATCATCGCAGCCTGATCAATTAATCAAGGTTGAAACCAATATCGCCAAGAAAGCGGCTATTCACGCAACAATGACAGACGGGATGGTTCTGATGATGCGCCCGCGCGAAACAGTGGTCATTCCCGCCAAGCAGCAGGTGGTTTTTATGCCGAATGATTCTCATATTATGTTAATGGATTTGTCCCAAATTTTAGCGCCCAAATCCCAGTTTCAAATTGAGCTGAATTTTGCCAAATCCGGCTGTTATGCGGTGCAAGTGACGGTTCGGTAG
- the recJ gene encoding single-stranded-DNA-specific exonuclease RecJ — MQDGLAFLGVQQSVTGKKWQQRSGSERLGLAIAQRLQLPEIVGVLLAGRGIAIDDALGFLTPTLRELLPDPLVIPGMDAGIARVLSALFKQEKIAIFGDYDVDGATSASLLKRFFDALDVPVRLYIPDRMLEGYGPNFKAMQQLHQEGIRLVITVDCGTSSVEVIAQALEIGLATVVIDHHVADANLPQAAAIINPNRLDTPADIRQSYGQLAAVGMAFLFLVGLNRALRQKNFYQGKRSEPDLRQWLDIVALGTICDVVPLTGLNRAFVSQGLKIMAQQGNPGLKALMTVTALDQAPSAYHAGYVLGPRINAGGRIGTADLGVRLLSTNDFLEAQGIAEQLHRLNQERQELEQKAFEEALWMAKSQQFSQPTDILLVSSPLWHQGIIGIIAGRLKEHFHRPVFVVNLQDQLAKGSGRSVQGLDLGTAVIAARQAGLVQAGGGHPMAAGFTADASGLDTLKVFLNQHLRQQARQVSYIPAMEIDGLLTAQALTPALYQQISQIGPFGNGNPEPRFAIADVRFLKTEIVAEKHVRCLAIGQDRKSFKAMAFRAASLPLGQLLLKPHTLFHLAGTLRLNLWNDREDIQFIIEDAVVSDRQG, encoded by the coding sequence ATGCAGGATGGGTTGGCTTTTCTGGGCGTCCAACAATCAGTAACCGGAAAAAAATGGCAACAACGATCAGGTTCTGAGCGTTTAGGGTTAGCTATAGCCCAACGCTTACAATTGCCTGAAATTGTTGGGGTATTACTGGCAGGCCGCGGTATTGCTATTGATGATGCTCTTGGTTTTTTAACCCCTACCTTGCGTGAATTGCTGCCTGATCCTTTAGTCATACCTGGAATGGATGCCGGAATCGCGCGGGTTTTAAGCGCCTTGTTCAAGCAGGAAAAAATCGCCATATTTGGTGATTATGATGTGGATGGCGCTACATCCGCGAGCCTGCTCAAAAGGTTTTTTGATGCCCTGGATGTTCCTGTCCGCCTATATATCCCCGACCGTATGTTGGAAGGCTATGGCCCGAATTTTAAAGCCATGCAACAACTGCATCAGGAAGGAATTAGGCTGGTTATCACGGTTGATTGTGGCACCTCATCGGTTGAGGTGATCGCTCAAGCTTTAGAAATCGGATTGGCAACGGTAGTGATCGATCACCATGTGGCAGATGCCAATCTTCCCCAAGCCGCAGCTATTATCAACCCTAACCGGTTGGATACCCCTGCTGATATTCGTCAATCTTACGGCCAATTGGCCGCCGTTGGCATGGCTTTTTTATTTTTGGTTGGTCTTAACCGGGCGTTGCGGCAAAAGAACTTTTATCAAGGTAAGCGCAGCGAGCCTGATTTACGGCAATGGTTAGATATTGTGGCTTTAGGGACCATCTGTGATGTGGTGCCCTTAACCGGGCTTAACCGGGCTTTTGTCAGCCAAGGTTTGAAAATTATGGCGCAGCAGGGTAACCCCGGATTAAAAGCGTTGATGACGGTCACGGCTTTAGACCAAGCGCCCAGCGCCTATCATGCGGGCTATGTTCTGGGCCCGCGCATTAATGCAGGGGGGCGGATCGGCACGGCGGATTTGGGGGTGCGGTTATTGTCCACGAACGACTTCCTAGAAGCCCAGGGGATTGCCGAGCAATTGCACCGCCTGAACCAAGAACGCCAGGAGTTGGAGCAAAAAGCTTTTGAAGAAGCCCTATGGATGGCGAAAAGCCAGCAATTCTCGCAGCCGACCGATATTTTGCTGGTGTCCTCACCATTGTGGCATCAGGGGATTATTGGCATTATCGCCGGACGACTCAAGGAACATTTTCATCGACCGGTTTTTGTGGTCAACCTCCAAGACCAGCTTGCCAAGGGATCGGGAAGGTCTGTCCAGGGGCTTGATTTAGGGACTGCCGTTATTGCGGCCCGGCAAGCAGGTTTGGTGCAGGCAGGTGGGGGACATCCCATGGCCGCTGGCTTTACTGCCGATGCCTCAGGTCTTGATACATTAAAAGTTTTTTTAAACCAGCATTTACGGCAGCAAGCACGCCAGGTTTCCTATATACCGGCCATGGAGATTGACGGGTTATTAACTGCCCAAGCGTTAACGCCTGCTTTATATCAACAAATCAGCCAAATCGGTCCCTTTGGCAATGGCAATCCAGAACCGCGTTTCGCCATCGCCGATGTGCGGTTTTTGAAAACAGAAATTGTGGCAGAGAAACATGTGCGTTGTCTGGCAATCGGCCAGGACCGCAAAAGTTTTAAGGCAATGGCTTTTAGGGCGGCTTCCTTACCCTTAGGGCAATTATTGTTGAAACCCCACACCCTTTTCCACCTGGCCGGTACCCTGCGCCTGAATTTATGGAATGACCGTGAAGATATCCAGTTCATTATTGAGGATGCGGTTGTTTCTGACCGTCAAGGCTAG